The region TGAAACACAAGCATTCATCAACCTGCAACACAAACATTTCGTAGTTTTAAGgaaaatatgaacaaaatatgCAATATGATGACTGATAATAGAGAAACCATTCTCAATGCCTTCTATTTTTTTCATACACATTGAAATGCTATATACACATTCATACATGCACACACGCTAAACAACTATAGCTATGCTGAATCTCAATTAAATCAAAAGGTTAACTGTTTCAGATTCGTACCTTCCTCAGAGAAGGCAAATACACCACCGAGCAtatcatcattatcaccatcttcatcaGATTTCTCCCTGCCACAGGGACTGCTACAATCCACATCAGTAGCAATTTCTGTTGATTCGTGACAGTCAACTGATGCTTTACAATAACCCTCTTGAAAAAATTGCCCATACTCTGGCGAGTCCTGTATTGACTCCTCACAAGTATCATTCATATTCACATCACAACCACTAAAATTTGAATTGAAGCTGTCACTGGCTTTTTCATGTTCTGATGATTTAACATCTCTAGTTACACCATCAGAAAAAGTTGAGACACCTGCTGAAACATCACCTGTGTTAACAATTTCCAGGCTTAAGAGAGGTGATGTACTGATGTCAACACAACTACCTCTCTGTTATTGCATTTAAACTCATTACTAGACACGTTAATTGAATAAGGAAGATATGTCGACAAGCTGTAGAAAATAGTTATGATCAAAGGGCTACATAGGTTACTCAAAAATATAATTGAACATTTCACACTGAATTGCATATCTTACCAGCATCTATTTTTTTAGCAAAGCCACATGCCGTCAACTTTGAATGGGAAATAGCAGCAACTTGTGAAACCTTCTCTTCAGTTCCATGTGAATCAGAGGAGGAGCTAGAGCATCTTCCCATAACAATACCTCTGAGAAAAATTGTAGAACTTGTTAGAATATGAATGAACAGTTGTGCAGAAGTTAAATTcctattacaaaaaaaaagacaatcAAGCAACCCTCCAAATTTAGACAAATGAGAAGTAAAACAATACTCCCTGAAAAATCAGTCAATATCAACAGGGAGTAAACAGAAACAATGTAAGTCCAAAACCATCCATACCTTGACTGTATACATAAAACATGTAAATCCAAGATAGCAATGCAcaggaaaaataataaaataaaaatagttcCTATACACTAATAGGATACCTCAAACTCCCATTACTTcctaattatattattttaactaaaaaaaagcATTTCCCTCTAGATTCTAGAACATAGATAAGATTGCGTCCTTAATAACATAACAATAAGCTATAGCAACAAAAGAAAGAGTGTAAACTGGAGACTTATATCTCAACTAGAAATCGCAAGGACAAAATAAATGTAGAGAAGTTAAGGCCATGTGCAAATTGTAACCTAAAAATTAATCCTTGACTACTATGAAAGATGTGGTTCAAATATATTCATCACTATAAAACATTTGGAAGCCTAATGTTTAAATTGAACGTGTGCCCCATACCTAAAATGGAATTGCTCCAGTTGATAACTATTACAAGACTTCGCTAGCAAGTGATTATTACCTGTCACCCCAGGAAGTCTGAATTCTATGGAAATGATCAAAGACAGGCAACAAATTCTTCTGTTTTATTTCAACCTCATTAATGGGAATATTCTCTATTTCTATCTCTCCATTGGTACGAGGTTCACATAAATTCAGGTCCCCAGCTTCCAAAGGATTCATCACAAAGAAAGACACCTAAAAATtaaggggaaaatattttaattcaaaGAAGATAATAATGTTGAGAAAGGTGGCAAGCAGGATTGTTCAGCACAGAAACCAAATGAATACCTCAGACTTCTGCCAAATTGGTATCCTCCCAGAGTTTATGTGCACCTCTGCATTCGAGAAGTGACATTGCTTATTAAGTTTAACAGAATTATTGCTCCCATTACTATTATCTTCATAATCTGAACTACCCAAGTTCATATCTGCAGCTTCCAGTCCACCAAGAGTATTCCCTGACAAATTTATCTCTCTTTCTGGCCAATCATATCTCCTACAGACATCCCACCATTGAACAGGTTCAACCTTCATTCGTAAATCTTCTTCTTGCATCTGTGCTGAATGAACTGGGGCTGTTCTTGAAGCAGTTTCAGTTGGCTCTGCCACCAATGATGGCAGTAGTTTATATTGAATTAAATGACCAGAAGGGGTATAAACCAATAAGTGTTCCAAAGCATGGGTGTTTTGGTATCCATTGTGTGAATGATGAGGAATGGAACTATGAAAGACAGCGGAAACAGCACCAGATGGAACTGTGACTTTCCCCGCTGCAGAAGATGCAGCATTACTAACTGTATTGAGCCATCCggcattaatattttttattctgcTAACCACAGAAAGAGCAACAGGAGGTGGGGGTGCCAGGCAAAGCTGCTGCTGGTTTGCTGAGAAATGCGGAGTGAACCACCATGGTAGAGGAAAAACTGGCAAAACAACAGGCCCTTCTGTGTCTTGATTGTGTATCTTAAGAACTGTCTCACCACCAAAAGGCGCAAGGACAAAAATATGACAAGTTCCCTTGGAGGAAATGATGGCGACCCACTGACTGTAATAGCTAAAACAAATATCTTGTATTACCTGTATAATGCACATAGCGGAGTAAGAACTTTCAGAAGTATATAGCATTTGGATTTAATTTTGATCTTCTGTTATTTACACTATCATCCAAACATATATTGCCAAATCAGCAAAGAAGTTTGACCATCAAAACCACAAACTAGGAAGATTAAACTCTTCTAATGATGGGTCAAGATATGATTAGATGATATTGTAAAATGCTTTATACTATAATACTAACAGTTGACCAAATTTAAGCTCTAAACATAAAAGGCCATAAATAAACTGAGAATAGAAGCATACAGCAGATGTCATGCCACGGTGGAGCTTGTAAAGGTGCACATGAGAACAGCTCCAATCACTGCTATGAGAACCTGATCCATTCCTTGAGCGGGAAGGCATCATTCGAAATATATTAATGTTGTTGCCATGAATTGAGGCGGTAACTAGAAGTGTCCCACTTGGGTCAAAACATAGGGCAGATATTGGACTAGTATGGGCCTTAAATTGTGCAACAACAGCTCTAGAAACAAAATCCTTGACAACAACCTGCAATAGAGCAGTAACAGTAGTCAACAAGTAAGTCGCATAGAATGATTACTTTCGAGTTTCCACTGATGCAAACTATTAACTAATAACTACCTTAGTTAGAATATCCTTCTTCTATGGCTAAGCTCAACCAATAGATGGATCTCAAGTAAATTGTAATACAGATGCCAATATTACTTTAAGAAAGAAAGTATATGGTCAGCAGTCTAAAACATTGCGAAAGACAATCAGACTACAATATCCTAAGTTGTCACCAAATAGAATACTCACCACCCCAGCTATATCTGTTTCTGTAGAATTTGATGCAAATCGACTAACTTTCCAACTTGAATTTGATGATACAGGAGAACTGGAGCCATCGGGTATAAGATCTTGATAGTATTTAGACAATGTTTTGTACCCCATATCACCAAGGTTGATCAGCCCAGCAGCCAAGTGCTTGCTAGATTCCATGGCATATCGGGCTACCAGGTTTCCGCTGCTCGGCGATGTTGATGGGCTGACAGCAGAAGGAGTGAGACTCTGGGGACTTAAGCGACCTGTGTTTGACAACAATGGGTTGTTGGACGCATAAGCTAACCACCGAGACCCTACAGCCATAGGACCGTAGCCAATATTAACCCCAACCATTCCTTGGCCAACCAACTGAGGCACTGGATAAGTGAGAACACTGAACTTATTCTCAAGAGTAAGAGCATCAAAACAGTATATCtgtcagaaaaataaaaatgaaagaaaaggaaTTAGCCACCTATAAGCTATGTCAATAACAAACTAAGTTGCTTGACATTACAATATAAGAAATATATAAGTGATCGAATAGGTAACACGATTAACTATCAGTATCAAGCAACCTTCTTATATGTCAAAGGAAATTGATAAAACATACCCATTATCAACCAAAAACATAAACCCATTTTTCTCAAAAAGATAACatgtatatttttaatatatgtgCTAAAAGCTAATTGAAAAAGTAGCTGACTCAAAAACTTACTTGAGTAGCAAGACCAACAGCCACTATTTGAGGACTGCATCTAACCATGTATACAGTCGAACGGAATCTCAAAGCATGAACATAAGTATGGGACCTTAGTGAGTAGAATCTAACAGTTGTAGCTGAGCTAACAATATTTTCGGCTGGAGCTTCATTATGCCCATCTCTAAACTTTTGCATTGTACCGGGAATCTTTGATTTATCACATGCAACAACTAATAGTAAAGGATGTGATGCTCTAAATCCTTCGAAATTTTCTGACTTCGCAGGGACAGGCTGTATCTGTAAAAATGAAACTGGATCATCACGTTTTGAGACAAGTTCCCTGATATTAGAAGCATCTTCCACATCCAGAACTTGAAAGCCATTGGAATAACCGAGCAAGAGGACGTGTTTGAAAGAGGACAGACCAAGCTCTACCCTGTCAAAGCAAGCCCAAAGCACCTgcatgaaaaatatatatatgggaATTATTCCGAGTCCTTGGTTCATAAATAATCAGAGTACAACTGAAAGCAATTATTATATTTAGGGTACTATCCTCCAGCCCTATAAGAGAAAAACTAATCTCCCAGGGTACTATCAGGCGCCAAAGGCACCCCTCCCAACCAGTGTTTTTAACACATGAATCTAGGTATCGAACTCAAAACCATATGTTTTCCAAAAGAAATTTTTGATCAAAATACAAGCCTATTGCTATAATTTGGGGAAGTAAATTATTTGATTGCAGCACACCACAATCAATGCTTCTTAATATGGCCTGTAAGTAATATTTCATTCTACATTCCAGCTTTATCGTGTCCACAATTATAAGTCATAGTCGCATTTATCAAGCTACTCCATAATCATCAAACAAACCAATCTCACATTAATTTTGGTAAGTTATGattaaaaaatatcaaactAACTTCTTTTTTATGGGGGGTgttaaataaaaacattacTGTTGAACAGGACAGTCCATGCCTCTATACTTTGCCCATATAAAACAGAACAGAAGAGACATTCTATCTATGCTTCTTCCCCCTCCTTACAAAACAGAACAATAATAAAAAGGAATTAAGAAAACCATTGAATGACATACAGACAAAAATACAGACATACATAATCATGTGGATTATGTCCTTAACTTCTCTCAACAATCCAGAATAAATTTCATTTACATGTTCAATGCAAACATAAGAAATAACAATAAACAAAATTAACACAGTATCTCAGCAATCAGAACAGCGTTTCTATTAAAAGCAAGCATTAGCAACTTCTCAGGGAACTAAATTTTCATCACAGAAGAATCATCAAAGCATATTTGACTTCTCATTTCTGAAGAGCATTCACAAATTCCAATGATAAAAAGCCCACAACCAAAAACCCCAAATGCTACCTGGTCTTTGCGGTCTTCAGCGTCGCCGTTGATGGAAGCAGCGACGGAGGCGCCGGCGGAACGGACGCCGGACGAGGCAGTCTTAATGCAAGACGAAATGAACTTGAAGGAAGAAGGAACGAATCCATTGGTCTTGCAACCGTTGTCCTTTCCCTGGTTCTTCATAGTAATCAGAGACGCGATGATGATTTTCCACTGGCCACCGGTGAGTCACCGGGAATTCCGTCCCCGCCGACGAGAGTCGCGGAACGCAGCCGATCGTGTATAGCATAAGATTCAGAGGCGTCGGTTTTGCCGTGTACGGCGGCGGAGAGCTCCGGCGTTCGGTTTTAGTTGGTGGTTGAGGAGATTTGACCTTAACGGAGACggttg is a window of Lotus japonicus ecotype B-129 chromosome 5, LjGifu_v1.2 DNA encoding:
- the LOC130717321 gene encoding autophagy-related protein 18h isoform X3, producing the protein MKNQGKDNGCKTNGFVPSSFKFISSCIKTASSGVRSAGASVAASINGDAEDRKDQVLWACFDRVELGLSSFKHVLLLGYSNGFQVLDVEDASNIRELVSKRDDPVSFLQIQPVPAKSENFEGFRASHPLLLVVACDKSKIPGTMQKFRDGHNEAPAENIVSSATTVRFYSLRSHTYVHALRFRSTVYMVRCSPQIVAVGLATQIYCFDALTLENKFSVLTYPVPQLVGQGMVGVNIGYGPMAVGSRWLAYASNNPLLSNTGRLSPQSLTPSAVSPSTSPSSGNLVARYAMESSKHLAAGLINLGDMGYKTLSKYYQDLIPDGSSSPVSSNSSWKVSRFASNSTETDIAGVVVVKDFVSRAVVAQFKAHTSPISALCFDPSGTLLVTASIHGNNINIFRMMPSRSRNGSGSHSSDWSCSHVHLYKLHRGMTSAVIQDICFSYYSQWVAIISSKGTCHIFVLAPFGGETVLKIHNQDTEGPVVLPVFPLPWWFTPHFSANQQQLCLAPPPPVALSVVSRIKNINAGWLNTVSNAASSAAGKVTVPSGAVSAVFHSSIPHHSHNGYQNTHALEHLLVYTPSGHLIQYKLLPSLVAEPTETASRTAPVHSAQMQEEDLRMKVEPVQWWDVCRRYDWPEREINLSGNTLGGLEAADMNLGSSDYEDNSNGSNNSVKLNKQCHFSNAEVHINSGRIPIWQKSEVSFFVMNPLEAGDLNLCEPRTNGEIEIENIPINEVEIKQKNLLPVFDHFHRIQTSWGDRGIVMGRCSSSSSDSHGTEEKVSQVAAISHSKLTACGFAKKIDAGVSTFSDGVTRDVKSSEHEKASDSFNSNFSGCDVNMNDTCEESIQDSPEYGQFFQEGYCKASVDCHESTEIATDVDCSSPCGREKSDEDGDNDDMLGGVFAFSEEG
- the LOC130717321 gene encoding autophagy-related protein 18h isoform X2, translating into MKNQGKDNGCKTNGFVPSSFKFISSCIKTASSGVRSAGASVAASINGDAEDRKDQVLWACFDRVELGLSSFKHVLLLGYSNGFQVLDVEDASNIRELVSKRDDPVSFLQIQPVPAKSENFEGFRASHPLLLVVACDKSKIPGTMQKFRDGHNEAPAENIVSSATTVRFYSLRSHTYVHALRFRSTVYMVRCSPQIVAVGLATQIYCFDALTLENKFSVLTYPVPQLVGQGMVGVNIGYGPMAVGSRWLAYASNNPLLSNTGRLSPQSLTPSAVSPSTSPSSGNLVARYAMESSKHLAAGLINLGDMGYKTLSKYYQDLIPDGSSSPVSSNSSWKVSRFASNSTETDIAGVVVVKDFVSRAVVAQFKAHTSPISALCFDPSGTLLVTASIHGNNINIFRMMPSRSRNGSGSHSSDWSCSHVHLYKLHRGMTSAVIQDICFSYYSQWVAIISSKGTCHIFVLAPFGGETVLKIHNQDTEGPVVLPVFPLPWWFTPHFSANQQQLCLAPPPPVALSVVSRIKNINAGWLNTVSNAASSAAGKVTVPSGAVSAVFHSSIPHHSHNGYQNTHALEHLLVYTPSGHLIQYKLLPSLVAEPTETASRTAPVHSAQMQEEDLRMKVEPVQWWDVCRRYDWPEREINLSGNTLGGLEAADMNLGSSDYEDNSNGSNNSVKLNKQCHFSNAEVHINSGRIPIWQKSEVSFFVMNPLEAGDLNLCEPRTNGEIEIENIPINEVEIKQKNLLPVFDHFHRIQTSWGDRGIVMGRCSSSSSDSHGTEEKVSQVAAISHSKLTACGFAKKIDAAGVSTFSDGVTRDVKSSEHEKASDSFNSNFSGCDVNMNDTCEESIQDSPEYGQFFQEGYCKASVDCHESTEIATDVDCSSPCGREKSDEDGDNDDMLGGVFAFSEEG
- the LOC130717321 gene encoding autophagy-related protein 18h isoform X1, translated to MKNQGKDNGCKTNGFVPSSFKFISSCIKTASSGVRSAGASVAASINGDAEDRKDQVLWACFDRVELGLSSFKHVLLLGYSNGFQVLDVEDASNIRELVSKRDDPVSFLQIQPVPAKSENFEGFRASHPLLLVVACDKSKIPGTMQKFRDGHNEAPAENIVSSATTVRFYSLRSHTYVHALRFRSTVYMVRCSPQIVAVGLATQIYCFDALTLENKFSVLTYPVPQLVGQGMVGVNIGYGPMAVGSRWLAYASNNPLLSNTGRLSPQSLTPSAVSPSTSPSSGNLVARYAMESSKHLAAGLINLGDMGYKTLSKYYQDLIPDGSSSPVSSNSSWKVSRFASNSTETDIAGVVVVKDFVSRAVVAQFKAHTSPISALCFDPSGTLLVTASIHGNNINIFRMMPSRSRNGSGSHSSDWSCSHVHLYKLHRGMTSAVIQDICFSYYSQWVAIISSKGTCHIFVLAPFGGETVLKIHNQDTEGPVVLPVFPLPWWFTPHFSANQQQLCLAPPPPVALSVVSRIKNINAGWLNTVSNAASSAAGKVTVPSGAVSAVFHSSIPHHSHNGYQNTHALEHLLVYTPSGHLIQYKLLPSLVAEPTETASRTAPVHSAQMQEEDLRMKVEPVQWWDVCRRYDWPEREINLSGNTLGGLEAADMNLGSSDYEDNSNGSNNSVKLNKQCHFSNAEVHINSGRIPIWQKSEVSFFVMNPLEAGDLNLCEPRTNGEIEIENIPINEVEIKQKNLLPVFDHFHRIQTSWGDRGIVMGRCSSSSSDSHGTEEKVSQVAAISHSKLTACGFAKKIDAGDVSAGVSTFSDGVTRDVKSSEHEKASDSFNSNFSGCDVNMNDTCEESIQDSPEYGQFFQEGYCKASVDCHESTEIATDVDCSSPCGREKSDEDGDNDDMLGGVFAFSEEG